From the genome of Miscanthus floridulus cultivar M001 chromosome 10, ASM1932011v1, whole genome shotgun sequence, one region includes:
- the LOC136486550 gene encoding prolycopene isomerase, chloroplastic-like, producing MPPLAARLHAPLLLLAPAVPSASFPRPGTRLCAASGPRGGVGRSRRGALASEKPPAVAVAEKAGGEGPYDAIVIGSGIGGLVAATQLAAKGARVLVLEKYLIPGGSSGYYRRDGFTFDVGSSVMFGFSDKGNLNLITQALEAVGRKMEVLPDPSTVHFHLPGDLSVLVHRKYEDFINELISKFPHEKEGILKFYDTCWKIFNSLNSLELKSLEEPLYLFGQFFQKPLECLTLAYYLPQNAGDIARKLIKDQELLSFIDAECFIVSTVNALQTPMINASMVLCDRHFGGINYPVGGVGGIAISLADGLVEKGSEIRYKANVTKVILENGKAVGVRLSNGKEFFAKTVISNATRWDTFGKLLKEKKLPEEEKNFQKNYVKAPSFLSIHMGVKASVLPAGTDCHHFVLEDNWNNLEKSYGSIFLSIPTVLDPSLAPEGHHILHVFTTAGIEDWEGLSRKEYEEKKEAVANEIIRRLEKKLFPGLQDSIVLKEVGSPKTHRRFLARNDGTYGPMPRGKPKGLMAMPFNTTSIDGLYCVGDSCFPGQGVIAVAFSGIMCAHRVAADIGLEQKSPVLDAGLLGLLRWFRTLA from the exons AtgccgccgctcgccgcgcgGCTCCACGCCCCGCTTCTCCTCCTCGCCCCCGCCGTCCCCTCCGCCTCCTTCCCTCGCCCCGGCACGCGCCTCTGCGCAGCGAGCGGGCCCCGCGGCGGCGTTGGCAGGTCCAGGAGGGGCGCGCTGGCCTCGGAGAAGCCGCCGGCGGTGGCGGTCGCGGAGAAAGCGGGCGGCGAGGGTCCGTATGACGCGATTGTGATCGGGTCGGGGATCGGGGGCCTGGTGGCGGCGACGCAGCTCGCGGCCAAGGGCGCGCGGGTGCTGGTCCTCGAGAAGTACCTCATCCCCGGGGGAAGCTCCGGGTACTACCGCCGCGACGGGTTCACCTTCGACGTCGGCTCCTCCGTCATGTTCGGCTTCTCCGACAAG GGTAATTTGAATTTGATCACACAAGCATTGGAAGCAGTTGGGCGTAAGATGGAAGTTCTACCTGACCCTTCTACAGTTCATTTCCACCTACCTGGTGATCTCTCTGTCCTTGTGCATAGAAAGTATGAAGACTTCATCAACGAACTGATTAGCAAATTCCCTCATGAGAAAGAAGGGATCCTTAAATTCTACGATACATGCTGGAAG ATCTTCAATTCACTAAATTCGTTGGAGCTGAAGTCTCTAGAGGAGCCCCTTTACCTTTTTGGGCAATTTTTCCAGAAGCCTCTGGAATGCTTAACTCTAG CTTATTATTTGCCACAGAATGCTGGGGATATTGCTCGCAAGCTCATAAAAGATCAGGAGCTACTCTCCTTCATAGATGCTGAG TGTTTTATTGTGAGCACAGTCAATGCCTTGCAAACACCCATGATAAATGCAAGCATG GTCTTGTGCGATAGGCACTTCGGGGGGATTAATTATCCAGTTGGTGGCGTTGGTGGTATTGCAATATCCCTGGCAGATGGCCTTGTTGAAAAGGGTAGTGAAATCCGTTACAAGGCGAATGTAACCAAAGTTATTCTTGAAAATGGAAAGGCT GTTGGGGTGAGGTTATCAAATGGGAAGGAGTTCTTTGCTAAAACGGTGATATCAAATGCCACTAGATGGGACACATTTG GAAAACTcttgaaagaaaaaaaacttcCAGAAGAGGAGAAAAACTTTCAAAAGAATTATGTTAAGGCACCATCATTCCTTTCAATTCATATGGGTGTCAAAGCTTCAGTTCTGCCTGCTGGCACTGACTGCCACCATTTTGTACTTGAG GATAATTGGAATAATTTGGAAAAGTCTTATGGAAGCATATTTTTAAGTATCCCTACAGTTCTTGATCCATCATTAGCTCCTGAAGGACATCATATACTTCATGTATTTACTACTGCAGGCATAGAAGACTGGGAG GGTCTTTCTAGGAAGGAGTATGAAGAGAAAAAAGAGGCGGTGGCCAATGAGATTATAAGAAGGCTTGAAAAGAAGTTGTTTCCTGGTCTTCAAGATTCAATAGTCCTCAAAGAG GTAGGCTCACCAAAAACTCACCGAAGATTTCTTGCTCGAAATGATGGTACATATGGACCAATGCCACGGGGTAAACCGAAGGGCTTAATGGCTATGCCTTTCAATACTACT TCAATAGATGGCCTTTACTGTGTTGGTGACAGCTGTTTTCCTGGGCAAGGTGTCATAGCTGTAGCATTCTCAGGGATCATGTGTGCTCACCGAGTTGCTGCAGATATTG GACTAGAGCAAAAATCTCCAGTTCTAGATGCTGGTCTTCTTGGGCTACTCAGATGGTTCAGAACACTTGCATAG